TTGACTTATTTGATAGCAGTTGATCAGTGATTGAACTTTTGGTGATAAAGGAGGTGGGAAAAGATGAATAGTAAACCCACAGAAACATAAAAGAAGAAGCTAACGTTTAACATATACAAAACGATCAGCATAGAATGCATCCAAAGAGAGAGAGTCTACAGGTAACAGTGATGCAATACAATCAGTGTTCAGTACAATTTCAGCTCCAACAACTTCATTTTATAAGTTACAAGCCTATGTAAATTGATGagtttaaagaaaacaaagctaATCTTTAAGATTCTAGTGATCCTTGTGGGAAAAGGTAATAGGTAAGGGAAATGAAACAATTTCAAAATACCTTGGTGTTGACTTTTGgattaaataaaaaaggcaagGAAGGCTTTTTGGAAATGCTGAATATAATAGTACAATAACAATAGCATAGTAGTCATAATAATAACAGTACTCAGTGGACACTATTAGTCAGCCACTGCCCTTAAgtgcttttacatttatttgacttTATCTCCACTGAAAGATccctttttaagtaatttttgagAACTATAGAATTAAACAGGTGAACtttgatttataaattatatctcaCTAAAGCTGTTTCAGAAGAGTACATATACAATATTATCATAAAGTAAGTCAAAACTATAATATTAGGGGCATATGTGCATGAAAGATAGGAAATACACAGAAATAGTATCaattgaggggagtgaaccagcggaaggaagacctttttctctctctctctcacactgtctataactctgcctgtcaaattaaaaaaaaaaaaagaaaatagtatcaATTgaaggttgtgtttttttttttttttttttctcttagaggAATGAATAAAAGAAGTCTGGAGCAACTATGAAAAGTATTAGATCTGAGTGGTAGATTTGGAGTattttgttttgatcttttttgggtatatatgaaatatttttcagtgaaattattagtattaatatttttaaagattcatttatttacttgaaagtcagagttacacagggagagaaggagaggcagagagaggtcttccatctgttggttctctccctaattggccacaatggctggagctgtacagatccaaagccaggagcttctttgaggtcttccatgtgggtgcaggggcctaaggacttggaccatcttccactgctttcccaggccatagcagagagctgaatgggaagtggagcggctagaacttgaacctacacccatatgggataccagcactgcaggctgcagttttacccactgcgccacagcgccagcccagttaaattactttttaaacaaaatagaatattacatAATATTTAAGAGATTATTAAGTTCTGGGTACCTTTTCTAATGTCTTTTTACATCtttacagaccctgggaggcaggttcTATTATCACTGACCTACAGGTGAAAGTAAAGTGCAGGCGTAGTAACTGGTTCACAGTCACACTGATAGTATGCAACCAGGATTTAGCACCAGGAAATCTAACTTTAGTGCTTGTGCTATATGTTACTATACGTTCCTATGCTATAAACCATTCAGGTATTTTCACCAAAGTATGTTCCAAGGTCTTTATTGCATTTTTGTTCAGATTATTTAGTCATTCTTCTTTTTCAGGTTACTGAtatatttctttcccttttacaGATAATGGCATCAGCCGCTAAAGAATTTAAAATGGACAACTTTTCACCTAAAGCTGGCACTAGCAAATTGCAACAGACAGTACCAGCTGATGCATCTCCTGATTCTAAGTGTCCTATATGCTTGGATAGATTTGATAATGTGTCTTACTTAGATCGCTGCTTACATAAGTTCTGTTTTCGCTGTGTACAGGAGTGGTCAAAAAACAAAGCTGAATGTCCACTATGTAAACAGCcctttgattctattttccattcTGTGAGGGCAGAAGATGACTTCAAGGAGTATGTCTTAAGGCCTGCATATAATGGTTCCTTTGCTACCCCTGATGTTCGGCGATTTCGCTACCGTACAACCATGACAAGGGAGCGGAATGCATCTGTTTATTCACCTAGTAGCACCGTGAATAGAAGAACAACCACTCCGCCAGACAGTGGAGTATTATTTGAAGGATTAGGCATTTCAGCAAGACCTAGAGATGTTGAAATTCCTCAATTTATGAGACAAATTGCAATAAGGAGGCCAACTACTGCAGATGAACGATCTTTACGGAAAATTCAAGAACAAGATATTATTAATTTTAGACGAACTCTCTATCGTGCAGGTGCTCGAGTTAGAAATATTGAAGATGGTGGCCGCTACAGGGATATTTCAGCAGAATTTTTCCGTAGAAACCCAGCTTGCCTTCATAGATTAGTCCCCTGGCTAAAACGTGAGCTCACAGTTCTCTTTGGCGCTCATGGATCTTTAGTCAATATTGTCCAGCACATCATCATGAGTAATGTTACTCGCTATGACTTGGAGAGTCAGGCGTTTGTGTCTGACTTAAGGCCATTTTTACTTAATCGAACTGAGCATTTTATACATGAATTTATCAGTTTTGCTCGATCTCCTTTTAATATGGCAGCTTTTGACCAACATGCCAATTATGATTGCCCTGCTCCTTCATATGAAGAGGGCAGCCATTCTGATTCTTCAGTCATAACAATATCTCCAGATGAAGCCGAGACCCAAGAACTGGATATGAACATAGCCACTGTTAGTCAGGCACCATGGGATGATGAAACTCCAGGACCATCTTACTCAAGCTCAGAGCAGGTACATGTTGCCATGTCTTCCGTTTTAAATACTTCGGACAGCTCAGATGAAGAACTTGTCACAGGCGGAGCCACATCTCAGATACAAGGTGTGCAAACCAATGAGGACCTAAATAATGACAGTGATGATTCCTCAGATAATTGTGTCATCGTTGGGTTTGTTAAACCACTAGCTGAGCGGACCCCAGAACTTGTTGAACTGTCCTCTGATTCTGAGGAGTTGGGCTCGTATGAGAAAATGGAGACAGTGAAGGCACAAGAACAAGAGCAGTCTTACAGTTCCAGTGATAGTGATGTGAGTAGATGTTCATCTCCACACTCTGTCCTTGGAAAGAATGAGCAAATGAATAAAGGCCGTTGTGATTCTGGTACAAGAATCAaatcaaagaaggaagaaaaacgaTCTACATCAATATCATCTCCCAGAGACCTGAGAGGAGACAGAGTAAATTCCCTGTATAACCATAGACACAGGAAGAGGGGAAGATCAAGAAGTTCAGATTCACGGTCCCAAAGTAGAAGTGGGCATGATCAGAAAAATCATAGAAAACATCATGGGAAGAAAAGAGTGAAGAGCAAACGATCCAGAAGCAGGGAGAGTAGTAGACCTAGAGGGAGAAGAgataaaaagagatcaagaactAGAGATAGCAGTTGGTCAAGAAGAAGCCAAACTCTCTCTCTAAGTAGTGAAAGCACAAGCAGATCAAGGTCTCGTAGCAGTGATCATGGGAGAAGAAGATCACGGAGCAGAAATAGAGATCGTTActatttaagaaataattatGGAAGCAGATACAAGTGGGAATATACTTACTATAGTAGAAACAAGGACAGGGATGGCTATGAATCATCTTATAGGAGGAGGACTCTGTCTAGAGCCCACTATTCCAGACAATCTTCAAGTCCAGAATTTAGAATTCAGTCTTTTTCTGAAAGAAATGCCAGGAAAAAGAATAATCACAGTGAAAGGAAATATTACTATTATGAAAGGCACAGATCAAGGAGCCTGTCTAGTAATAGATCAAGGACTGCATCTACAGGACCTGACCGAATGAGAAATGAAAAGCCTGGCGGGAAACGAAAATACAAAACACGGCATTTGGAGGGTACTAATGAAGTGGCTCAACAGTCCCGTGAGTTTGCTTCTAAAGTGAAGGATAGCCATTATCAAAAATCTTCATCAAAATTGGATGGAAACTATAAAAATGAGAGTGATAGCTTTTCAGACAGCCGATCAtcagacagagagacaaaacacaagaggaggaaaaggaaaaccAGGAGCCTAAGTGTGGAGATAGTTTATGAAGGAAAAGCTACAGATACAGCTAAacatcataaaaagaaaaagaagaaacacaagaagAAGCATAAGAAACACCATGGAGATAATACTTCACGGTCCCCAGTTGTTATTACCATTGACAGTGACAGTGATAAGGATTCTGAAGTCAAAGAAGATACAGAGTATGACAATAATGGTCTTCCAGACCCTCTACACAATGAGTTTTTGGCTCCTTCCTTGGAACCATTTGAAACTAAAGAGGTTGTTACAATAGAAGATGAATTTGGAGTCCTGGACAAAGACTGTGACATTACCACACTTACTAGCAACTTAAATAATGGCAACAAAACTGTGGATGTTATTCCACCCCAGGCAACTTCAGTTGAACAAACTCTTGACGTGAGAGAAGAGAGCACCTTTGCCTCTGATTTGGAGAACCAGTCCAGTAATGTGTCTCTTCAGTCTGAGCCATTAAGGCAGTTGCCATCTCCACGGACATCGTTAATGTCAGTGTCTCTTGGTAGAGACGGATAGGTCTTAAAAGCATCTCATTGAGAGTTTGATGGTATAAAACGGAAAAAGAACAATGTCATCTATTAGTCTATTTAAAGATGACTTTAGATTGAAAACTCTTTCccccttaaaatattttgtgattttctttgtgttaatttgtaaaaaaatcattatttgttCAAAAAGTTATGTATGTCCCACTCTGAGATATGCACTTTTAAGTGAAGAAGATATTGTTAGCAGTTTATTTAAAACTTGGgatcctttttaaataaaaacgtATAAATTTTAGAAGTTATTTCATAAAGCCATATGGTATTGACATTTTTAAGGTAGTCAATgagtatttttgaattttttttttattttgagagttaTTCTGGAAATGTATTATGCTAGGAGAATCCCTTTGGgcagtctttatttttcttaaaaatttgtaTGATTCAAAACTATTTCTTTGGGATAAATTGAGAAGGCATTTTAGTCTGCACAGTTTATcttctgtcaaaagaaaaatttagTATTTTCCTTTATATACTTGTTTATCTGGACTGCCGGTAAAACACATGTGTAttcaacaaaaggaagaaaaaaataaaacggtAACACTTTAAAACAAGAATTCACAAATTTCCCTATGCagtattgctttaaaaaaaaatgatagagcCAAAATCTAAAGCATGGGTGATACATGTTTATAAATACTTGACAGTTTTAATGGTTATTTTGGTTCTTCAGTATGATTTTGGGTTTTTCTATCTTCAGCAGAATGCAGTGAGGTGGCATTTGGCTTACTAAAAACACAAATGCTCTTAGGAAACCTCTTTTACATTGGTAATGCTTTTATACAAAGGAGCTATGTTGATGTTTTGGTGATGATAAAATCATTCCACATTTAGAAAACTGTTGTACTGCCAGAGAATAGCAGATCTTGAACTAAATTCAGCCATATTCATTCATTATTCAGTGACTGGGAATTTCTGTTGTAAGGCAGGTTCTGTGTTAGAACAAAACATACATGCTCCCTTCATTTAGGGGGCTTACTGACTGTTGAATTGAGACAggtaatatttatgtaaatacaaTATTCCAAACTACTGTAAGTTCTCTGAACAGAAAGTATAATTTTCTTAAGAGTATGGCGTCCTAATCTCAGGTGAAAGTGATGGTTGAATTGGAATCCAGAAAGCAAGGTGATATTTATGAGTAGAGTTGGTGTTAGAACAGGGGAATGCATACAGCAATCCAAGGGCAGAAGGGGAGCCTAGCTCTTTgcaagaataaaaagaaagcagggTTTGCCACAGCACAAAGAATGAGGGAACAAGCTTTCTAGGCCAAGTTTAGGATTTGTTTATCCTAAGAGCAGTAGAATACCGGTTTAACATTACAGGGATCTAAAATTGATGTTAACAGTTTTTAGTGAGCCAAAAATAAGTTGTGCCTGTGGGAAACTATAGTTGATCAaggaatatattttgaaatagttacaaTATGACTTTTAATGAGTATTAGAAACTAATAATGCTATTTTATTCTGCGTTGTGATTTCACATTTTCAGCTAAACACTTAATGAAAACAATTTGTGTTGCTGTCATCCTCTTAAATATTTAAGCCCTAAATTTCCAAGTATTTGATTACTACTCTAGCTCCCTCATCTAATTGCTGAATATCTTTTCTAATATTATGTCTATACCAATTGTCTAGGCAGCCATGTTTTTTACCTGTACCACCAAAAACGGGTCTGCTGCAACCACTGTTGCTTTATACCTATCCCTTTCTCCAACATAATGGTGTATGAATCTCTGCCTGGTCAGGTTCCAGTCCGTTGTCAGCATTTCTGTCACTTTATGCATGCTCAGGCCACACCAGCCTTTTACAGGTCTCCTCCCTACTACATCAGAGCcttaataatttgacatttttcttctgaGTATTGAGTTCCATTCTGGCAAAACCAGGTTTCTGTTAAagtatgccccccccccccccagtcttttGCTTAATGAACAATTCTACACTCCTTCAGAGAAATTGCAGCTGGTAACTGATTACTGAATGCTTTGTCTTGCACCAGTTTGTACTTTCTACGACAACTACATGACTATGTATGTGTACTGTCTTATCCTTTCATTGTGTTACGTTAGTGTTTGAGATACTGGTTGGATGAATAGGTgctagagattttaaaaattaagacctGCTTTCAGGAAAGCTCCACTGTCTATAAGCTTTAGACTAAtagcatattttaatttgttCTCTTAATTGAGTGTCCACGGTATTTTACCTCAGGTTTTTgactttgttttaatttgtataaaAGGAATGCAACCAAGGGTTTCATCCTTGCTCGTTAATGATCATTCCTTGGGGTCAGAACCTGAAAACTTATTACGACTAAGTAGTCAAGTTTGACCTTTCCTCTAGGGGCTATCCGGTCCAAGGGCCTCACTGCCCCATCCAGTTGCAGTAATGTTGGTATGTATGCAGGTAAAGGGTTCTATGCAAAAGAGGCTGACAACCCACTCTTGCTGAAAGTTTTCCCTCATGAAGAAAAACACTGGAGGTTGTGGACACCCTGAGCCAGTAGCACATCTCTGGAGTTGGAAATTTTTATTGTAAGGCACCTTGGGGCCTGGGGCCAAAATACCTGTTTAGGCTGTTTCTAATGCTGGTTGCCGGAAtgggaagaagaaggagaggagtTCCTCTTTGTCAGAAATTTGGTGACAGCATTCAGAGCCATAATCAAGCTTGCTTCTGAGTTTGGGATAAACAGTAGTAGATATATCAACTTCCCCAAATCTACAGATTTTGCCTTATAAGTTTATGAGACT
This DNA window, taken from Lepus europaeus isolate LE1 chromosome 12, mLepTim1.pri, whole genome shotgun sequence, encodes the following:
- the TOPORS gene encoding E3 ubiquitin-protein ligase Topors isoform X2; the protein is MGSKQPPGSPLSREEGEAPAPAPAPEGRRRSRRVRLRGSCRHRPSFLGRRELAASAPAGPAPASPEIMASAAKEFKMDNFSPKAGTSKLQQTVPADASPDSKCPICLDRFDNVSYLDRCLHKFCFRCVQEWSKNKAECPLCKQPFDSIFHSVRAEDDFKEYVLRPAYNGSFATPDVRRFRYRTTMTRERNASVYSPSSTVNRRTTTPPDSGVLFEGLGISARPRDVEIPQFMRQIAIRRPTTADERSLRKIQEQDIINFRRTLYRAGARVRNIEDGGRYRDISAEFFRRNPACLHRLVPWLKRELTVLFGAHGSLVNIVQHIIMSNVTRYDLESQAFVSDLRPFLLNRTEHFIHEFISFARSPFNMAAFDQHANYDCPAPSYEEGSHSDSSVITISPDEAETQELDMNIATVSQAPWDDETPGPSYSSSEQVHVAMSSVLNTSDSSDEELVTGGATSQIQGVQTNEDLNNDSDDSSDNCVIVGFVKPLAERTPELVELSSDSEELGSYEKMETVKAQEQEQSYSSSDSDVSRCSSPHSVLGKNEQMNKGRCDSGTRIKSKKEEKRSTSISSPRDLRGDRVNSLYNHRHRKRGRSRSSDSRSQSRSGHDQKNHRKHHGKKRVKSKRSRSRESSRPRGRRDKKRSRTRDSSWSRRSQTLSLSSESTSRSRSRSSDHGRRRSRSRNRDRYYLRNNYGSRYKWEYTYYSRNKDRDGYESSYRRRTLSRAHYSRQSSSPEFRIQSFSERNARKKNNHSERKYYYYERHRSRSLSSNRSRTASTGPDRMRNEKPGGKRKYKTRHLEGTNEVAQQSREFASKVKDSHYQKSSSKLDGNYKNESDSFSDSRSSDRETKHKRRKRKTRSLSVEIVYEGKATDTAKHHKKKKKKHKKKHKKHHGDNTSRSPVVITIDSDSDKDSEVKEDTEYDNNGLPDPLHNEFLAPSLEPFETKEVVTIEDEFGVLDKDCDITTLTSNLNNGNKTVDVIPPQATSVEQTLDVREESTFASDLENQSSNVSLQSEPLRQLPSPRTSLMSVSLGRDG
- the TOPORS gene encoding E3 ubiquitin-protein ligase Topors isoform X1 — encoded protein: MSGRWKARPDWWNVGPGVLAGHHLSSFHNPDFRACEGDRRHVSERRTGSKQPPGSPLSREEGEAPAPAPAPEGRRRSRRVRLRGSCRHRPSFLGRRELAASAPAGPAPASPEIMASAAKEFKMDNFSPKAGTSKLQQTVPADASPDSKCPICLDRFDNVSYLDRCLHKFCFRCVQEWSKNKAECPLCKQPFDSIFHSVRAEDDFKEYVLRPAYNGSFATPDVRRFRYRTTMTRERNASVYSPSSTVNRRTTTPPDSGVLFEGLGISARPRDVEIPQFMRQIAIRRPTTADERSLRKIQEQDIINFRRTLYRAGARVRNIEDGGRYRDISAEFFRRNPACLHRLVPWLKRELTVLFGAHGSLVNIVQHIIMSNVTRYDLESQAFVSDLRPFLLNRTEHFIHEFISFARSPFNMAAFDQHANYDCPAPSYEEGSHSDSSVITISPDEAETQELDMNIATVSQAPWDDETPGPSYSSSEQVHVAMSSVLNTSDSSDEELVTGGATSQIQGVQTNEDLNNDSDDSSDNCVIVGFVKPLAERTPELVELSSDSEELGSYEKMETVKAQEQEQSYSSSDSDVSRCSSPHSVLGKNEQMNKGRCDSGTRIKSKKEEKRSTSISSPRDLRGDRVNSLYNHRHRKRGRSRSSDSRSQSRSGHDQKNHRKHHGKKRVKSKRSRSRESSRPRGRRDKKRSRTRDSSWSRRSQTLSLSSESTSRSRSRSSDHGRRRSRSRNRDRYYLRNNYGSRYKWEYTYYSRNKDRDGYESSYRRRTLSRAHYSRQSSSPEFRIQSFSERNARKKNNHSERKYYYYERHRSRSLSSNRSRTASTGPDRMRNEKPGGKRKYKTRHLEGTNEVAQQSREFASKVKDSHYQKSSSKLDGNYKNESDSFSDSRSSDRETKHKRRKRKTRSLSVEIVYEGKATDTAKHHKKKKKKHKKKHKKHHGDNTSRSPVVITIDSDSDKDSEVKEDTEYDNNGLPDPLHNEFLAPSLEPFETKEVVTIEDEFGVLDKDCDITTLTSNLNNGNKTVDVIPPQATSVEQTLDVREESTFASDLENQSSNVSLQSEPLRQLPSPRTSLMSVSLGRDG
- the TOPORS gene encoding E3 ubiquitin-protein ligase Topors isoform X3 — encoded protein: MPPGSPLSREEGEAPAPAPAPEGRRRSRRVRLRGSCRHRPSFLGRRELAASAPAGPAPASPEIMASAAKEFKMDNFSPKAGTSKLQQTVPADASPDSKCPICLDRFDNVSYLDRCLHKFCFRCVQEWSKNKAECPLCKQPFDSIFHSVRAEDDFKEYVLRPAYNGSFATPDVRRFRYRTTMTRERNASVYSPSSTVNRRTTTPPDSGVLFEGLGISARPRDVEIPQFMRQIAIRRPTTADERSLRKIQEQDIINFRRTLYRAGARVRNIEDGGRYRDISAEFFRRNPACLHRLVPWLKRELTVLFGAHGSLVNIVQHIIMSNVTRYDLESQAFVSDLRPFLLNRTEHFIHEFISFARSPFNMAAFDQHANYDCPAPSYEEGSHSDSSVITISPDEAETQELDMNIATVSQAPWDDETPGPSYSSSEQVHVAMSSVLNTSDSSDEELVTGGATSQIQGVQTNEDLNNDSDDSSDNCVIVGFVKPLAERTPELVELSSDSEELGSYEKMETVKAQEQEQSYSSSDSDVSRCSSPHSVLGKNEQMNKGRCDSGTRIKSKKEEKRSTSISSPRDLRGDRVNSLYNHRHRKRGRSRSSDSRSQSRSGHDQKNHRKHHGKKRVKSKRSRSRESSRPRGRRDKKRSRTRDSSWSRRSQTLSLSSESTSRSRSRSSDHGRRRSRSRNRDRYYLRNNYGSRYKWEYTYYSRNKDRDGYESSYRRRTLSRAHYSRQSSSPEFRIQSFSERNARKKNNHSERKYYYYERHRSRSLSSNRSRTASTGPDRMRNEKPGGKRKYKTRHLEGTNEVAQQSREFASKVKDSHYQKSSSKLDGNYKNESDSFSDSRSSDRETKHKRRKRKTRSLSVEIVYEGKATDTAKHHKKKKKKHKKKHKKHHGDNTSRSPVVITIDSDSDKDSEVKEDTEYDNNGLPDPLHNEFLAPSLEPFETKEVVTIEDEFGVLDKDCDITTLTSNLNNGNKTVDVIPPQATSVEQTLDVREESTFASDLENQSSNVSLQSEPLRQLPSPRTSLMSVSLGRDG
- the TOPORS gene encoding E3 ubiquitin-protein ligase Topors isoform X4, which encodes MASAAKEFKMDNFSPKAGTSKLQQTVPADASPDSKCPICLDRFDNVSYLDRCLHKFCFRCVQEWSKNKAECPLCKQPFDSIFHSVRAEDDFKEYVLRPAYNGSFATPDVRRFRYRTTMTRERNASVYSPSSTVNRRTTTPPDSGVLFEGLGISARPRDVEIPQFMRQIAIRRPTTADERSLRKIQEQDIINFRRTLYRAGARVRNIEDGGRYRDISAEFFRRNPACLHRLVPWLKRELTVLFGAHGSLVNIVQHIIMSNVTRYDLESQAFVSDLRPFLLNRTEHFIHEFISFARSPFNMAAFDQHANYDCPAPSYEEGSHSDSSVITISPDEAETQELDMNIATVSQAPWDDETPGPSYSSSEQVHVAMSSVLNTSDSSDEELVTGGATSQIQGVQTNEDLNNDSDDSSDNCVIVGFVKPLAERTPELVELSSDSEELGSYEKMETVKAQEQEQSYSSSDSDVSRCSSPHSVLGKNEQMNKGRCDSGTRIKSKKEEKRSTSISSPRDLRGDRVNSLYNHRHRKRGRSRSSDSRSQSRSGHDQKNHRKHHGKKRVKSKRSRSRESSRPRGRRDKKRSRTRDSSWSRRSQTLSLSSESTSRSRSRSSDHGRRRSRSRNRDRYYLRNNYGSRYKWEYTYYSRNKDRDGYESSYRRRTLSRAHYSRQSSSPEFRIQSFSERNARKKNNHSERKYYYYERHRSRSLSSNRSRTASTGPDRMRNEKPGGKRKYKTRHLEGTNEVAQQSREFASKVKDSHYQKSSSKLDGNYKNESDSFSDSRSSDRETKHKRRKRKTRSLSVEIVYEGKATDTAKHHKKKKKKHKKKHKKHHGDNTSRSPVVITIDSDSDKDSEVKEDTEYDNNGLPDPLHNEFLAPSLEPFETKEVVTIEDEFGVLDKDCDITTLTSNLNNGNKTVDVIPPQATSVEQTLDVREESTFASDLENQSSNVSLQSEPLRQLPSPRTSLMSVSLGRDG